The following proteins are encoded in a genomic region of Cryptomeria japonica chromosome 11, Sugi_1.0, whole genome shotgun sequence:
- the LOC131066102 gene encoding uncharacterized protein LOC131066102 isoform X2 — MFAKYLNNGPRKYFFKVSNLPSGSTIWNFLCKCRSVILPHLSWIVHSGRKVRFWDEVWNGHTPLVNIRDWSPLITVLSALWGVFVADYFEIVTSGPLKLARWKSIDFLVVDPSMKLDFEKFFGDRIVLLYDSKDELIWTKNISGKYTVKDGYNSLMVAKDLSSWPYKLFWHRLVFLKLEPLLGWQFKTESLQEGFWLMGFGTGLWKILSSSIDSSCGVYI, encoded by the exons atgtttgccaaatatttaaataatggaccgagaaaGTActtttttaaagtctcaaatttgccttcgggttctactatttggaatttcctttgtaaatgtagatcagttattttgcctcatctctcatggattgttcatagtggtagaaaggtcagattctgggatgaagtatggaatggacacacacctttggtgaacattagggattggtctcctctgattaCTGTTCTTTCtgccctttggggtgtttttgtagcagattattttgaaattgtgactagtggaccccttaagctagctagatggaagtcgattgatttcttagttGTTGATccaagtatgaaattagattttgagaaattttttggggatagaattgtattgctttatgattctaaggatgaacttatttggacaaagaatatttctggtaagtacactgttaaagatggttataactctcttatggttgctaaagatttatcatcttggccttataagttgttttggcatcgtcttgtcttcctaaagctagagcctttgcttggttggcagttcaagacagagtccttacag gaaggtttttggctcatgggatttggcacagggctttggaaaattttgtcttcttccattgatagcagctgtggagtctacatttga
- the LOC131066102 gene encoding uncharacterized protein LOC131066102 isoform X1 produces MFAKYLNNGPRKYFFKVSNLPSGSTIWNFLCKCRSVILPHLSWIVHSGRKVRFWDEVWNGHTPLVNIRDWSPLITVLSALWGVFVADYFEIVTSGPLKLARWKSIDFLVVDPSMKLDFEKFFGDRIVLLYDSKDELIWTKNISGKYTVKDGYNSLMVAKDLSSWPYKLFWHRLVFLKLEPLLGWQFKTESLQVFGSWDLAQGFGKFCLLPLIAAVESTFENYPMGFFDKLSYWVYVKLILYVL; encoded by the exons atgtttgccaaatatttaaataatggaccgagaaaGTActtttttaaagtctcaaatttgccttcgggttctactatttggaatttcctttgtaaatgtagatcagttattttgcctcatctctcatggattgttcatagtggtagaaaggtcagattctgggatgaagtatggaatggacacacacctttggtgaacattagggattggtctcctctgattaCTGTTCTTTCtgccctttggggtgtttttgtagcagattattttgaaattgtgactagtggaccccttaagctagctagatggaagtcgattgatttcttagttGTTGATccaagtatgaaattagattttgagaaattttttggggatagaattgtattgctttatgattctaaggatgaacttatttggacaaagaatatttctggtaagtacactgttaaagatggttataactctcttatggttgctaaagatttatcatcttggccttataagttgttttggcatcgtcttgtcttcctaaagctagagcctttgcttggttggcagttcaagacagagtccttacag gtttttggctcatgggatttggcacagggctttggaaaattttgtcttcttccattgatagcagctgtggagtctacatttgaaaattatccgatgggtttttttgacaaattgtcatATTGggtctatgtaaaactgatattatatgtgttgtga